GGATGGCCCATGTCCAAGCCGCTCGTGCTCATCGTTGACGACGACCCGGAGGTGAACCGGGCGCTGGAGCGCACCCTGGGGCGCGCCGGATACCGCACCCTCGCCGCCGCCGACGTGGAGGAGGCCCGCGAGGCACTGGCCGTCAACGAGGTGGACCTGCTCCTGGTGGACCTGGTCCTCCCCTCGGGCTCGGGGATGGAACTCATCACCCGCGCGCGGATGCGCGACGCCGACCTGGCGGTCATCGTCCTCACCGGCCACGGCTCCGTCCAGAGCGCCGTGGAGGCCATGCGGACCGGGGCCTACGACTACCTCACCAAGCCGGTCAACCCCGATGAGCTGCTGCTGCAGATCGAGCGCGCCCTGGAGAACCGGCGGCTGCGCCGGGACCTGGAGTCCCTGCGCGGTCGGCTGGGCGAGCGGCTGGGCGACGAGGGCATCATCGCCGCCAGCGCGCCCATGAAGCGCATCTTGGAGATGGTGGACCAGCTCGCCCGCACCGACATCACCGTTCTGATAACCGGCCCCTCGGGCTCGGGGAAAGAGCTGGTGGCCGACGCCATCCAGCACCGGAGCAACAGCCGCGACGGGCCTTACATCAAGCTGCACTGCGCCGCCCTCTCCGAAGGTCTTTTGGAGAGCGAGCTTTTCGGCCACGAGCGCGGGTCATTCACCGGGGCGGTAAAAAGGCACTCCGGCGCCTTCGAGCGCGCCAACGGCGGCACCCTCTTCCTGGACGAGATAAGCGAAATCCCCCGCTCCACCCAGGTCAAGCTCCTGCGCGTGCTGCAGGACCAGCGGTTCGAGCGCGTGGGGGGCGAGGAGACCCTGCAGGTGGACGTGCGCCTGATCGCCGCCACTAACAAGGACCCCGCCGAGGAGATGCGCGCCGGGCGCTTCCGCGAGGACCTCTACTACCGCCTGAAGAAGGTCCAGCTTTACGTCCCGCCGCTCACCGAGCGGCCCGAGGACCTGCTGCCCATGATTTCGCGCTTCATCGCCCAGGCCGCCGCGAAGCACGACCGGCCCGTCACCGGGGTCGAGCTCGCCGCCCTGGACCTCCTTCTGACCTACGACTGGCCCGGCAACGTTCGCGAGCTCTCCAACACGGTGGAGGGTATGGTGGCGCTGGCCCGTGGGACCGAGTTGACCGTGGAGGACCTGCCGCCGGAGATAAAGGACCGCGTCGCCGCCATCCGGCCGTCCTCCATGATCCGCGTCCCCGTGGGCTGGACCATGGCCCAGGTCGAGCGCGAGGTGATACGCATGACGCTGGCGAAGAATTCCGGCAACCGCACGCTGACCGCGAAGGTCCTGGGCATCGGCCTGCGGACCCTGCACCGTAAGCTGAACGAGTACGGGCTGAAGTAGGCGGTCTCGCCCCCTCCCCCCTTTGGGGAGAGGGTGGGGGAGGGGGGCAAAAGCGGCGGGGATTTGCCGGGGGCATAGCTCGCTTCGCTCGGTTAAAATCCCCGCCCTACGTTTGCGAGGGGCCGGGGTAAGGGTTGAAACGGTCTCCCTCTCCCTGTGGGAGAGGGATTAAGGGTGAGGGCTACCTTGTAATTAATCGGGCCGACCTGAAGGTCGGCCCGCGGGCGACCGCAGAGGGTCGCCCCTACGTCATCGCAAGAAGCGGAAGCGGCGGGGATAGGAATCCCCGCCCTACATTTAGGGAGAGGGTTGGGGTGAGGGTCGGGGTAGGGAACGTGAAAGCGGCGGGGATAGGAATCCCCGCCCTACTGCAGCCCGTGGAGCATGTCCGCGAGCTCGCGGTCGTTCTTCAGCCGCGGCACCTTGTTCTGCCCCCCCAGCTTGCCCCGCGCCTTCATGAACGCATAGAAGCTCCCCGGCCGCAGGACGGTCACTCGCGGCGGCAGGAGGCTGGCGTCGTCGCGCCGGTGGACGGCGTAGTCGGCGTTGAGCTCCCCGAGGCGCTCGTCCAGAATCCGCTCGAAGGCTGGAAGGTCGGCGGGCGGCGTCTCGAACTCGATCAGCCACTCGTGGCGCGGCAGCTCCCCGCTTTTCCCCGGAAAGACCGGGGCGGCGGTGAAGTCCCTGACCTGCGCGCCGGTCCGCTCGCACGCCGTCCGCACCGCCTCCTCGGCCTCCTCCACGATCAGGTGCTCCCCGAAGGCGGAGAGGAAGTGCTTCGTCCGCCCGGTGACGACGAGCCGGGGCGGGTCGGTGCTCACGAACCGCACCGTGTCGCCCAGGATGTAGCTGTACAGGCCCCCGGGGGTGGTCAGGAGAATCGCGTAGTTCACGCCGACCTGGAC
The sequence above is a segment of the bacterium genome. Coding sequences within it:
- a CDS encoding sigma-54 dependent transcriptional regulator, with product GWPMSKPLVLIVDDDPEVNRALERTLGRAGYRTLAAADVEEAREALAVNEVDLLLVDLVLPSGSGMELITRARMRDADLAVIVLTGHGSVQSAVEAMRTGAYDYLTKPVNPDELLLQIERALENRRLRRDLESLRGRLGERLGDEGIIAASAPMKRILEMVDQLARTDITVLITGPSGSGKELVADAIQHRSNSRDGPYIKLHCAALSEGLLESELFGHERGSFTGAVKRHSGAFERANGGTLFLDEISEIPRSTQVKLLRVLQDQRFERVGGEETLQVDVRLIAATNKDPAEEMRAGRFREDLYYRLKKVQLYVPPLTERPEDLLPMISRFIAQAAAKHDRPVTGVELAALDLLLTYDWPGNVRELSNTVEGMVALARGTELTVEDLPPEIKDRVAAIRPSSMIRVPVGWTMAQVEREVIRMTLAKNSGNRTLTAKVLGIGLRTLHRKLNEYGLK